A single window of Mycobacterium sp. ITM-2016-00318 DNA harbors:
- a CDS encoding AMP-binding protein, whose protein sequence is MNVFALLDQAAARFGDRGAVYLGERQLLSWAELRDRALRLASSFRDLGRGARIAVASENRPEILELMFGVWAAGCVYVPVNYKLHPREMRQILDDSGAAQVFASPKIAAELAPVSPAPVEAIAGEAYDARFGNAQATAPSTDPAELAWLFYTSGTTGRSKGAMLSHRNLMAMTVSHLADFDSPDENCSLVHGAPMSHGSGLYIPPYVLRAARQVIPASAAFEPDEFLDLCEHHPGCSAFLAPTMVSRLVQTGRSCPRNLRTVVYGGGPMYVDSLKRAMAAFGQVFVQLYGQGEAPMTITGLRRADHMDADDAVLGSVGYARSGVDVAVLRDDGSRASTGEIGEIVCRGDVVMSGYWKNAEATAATLQNGWLHTGDMGSFDERGFLTLRDRSKDVVISGGSNIYPREVEEALLQHPGVAEAGVVGAKDEEWGEVVVAFVVGEVEPAELDAHLLDRIARFKRPKRYEFIDELPKNSYGKVLKRELRERLS, encoded by the coding sequence GTGAACGTCTTCGCCCTGCTCGACCAGGCCGCCGCGCGCTTCGGCGACCGGGGTGCTGTGTATCTCGGTGAGCGGCAACTGCTCTCCTGGGCCGAGCTGCGCGATCGGGCGCTGCGACTGGCCAGCTCTTTTCGCGATCTCGGGCGGGGCGCGCGCATCGCCGTCGCCAGCGAGAATCGCCCCGAGATCCTCGAGCTGATGTTCGGTGTGTGGGCGGCCGGGTGCGTCTATGTGCCGGTCAACTACAAGCTGCATCCTCGGGAGATGCGCCAGATACTCGACGATTCCGGCGCCGCACAGGTTTTCGCGTCGCCGAAGATCGCCGCCGAGCTTGCTCCCGTCTCCCCGGCGCCCGTCGAGGCCATCGCCGGCGAGGCCTACGACGCGAGATTCGGTAACGCGCAGGCGACGGCCCCGAGCACCGACCCGGCAGAGCTGGCGTGGCTCTTCTACACCAGCGGCACCACCGGTAGATCCAAGGGCGCAATGCTGTCGCACCGCAATCTGATGGCGATGACGGTGTCGCACCTCGCCGACTTCGACTCGCCCGACGAGAACTGCAGCCTGGTGCACGGCGCACCGATGTCGCACGGATCGGGCCTGTACATTCCGCCGTACGTACTACGCGCGGCCCGCCAGGTGATACCGGCGTCGGCGGCGTTCGAGCCCGACGAATTCCTCGATCTCTGCGAGCACCATCCGGGGTGCAGCGCCTTCCTCGCGCCGACGATGGTGTCGCGGCTGGTGCAGACCGGACGGTCGTGTCCGCGCAACCTGCGGACAGTGGTGTACGGCGGCGGCCCGATGTACGTGGACAGCCTCAAAAGGGCGATGGCCGCGTTCGGCCAGGTCTTCGTTCAGCTCTACGGTCAGGGCGAGGCGCCGATGACGATCACCGGCCTGCGCCGCGCCGACCACATGGATGCCGACGATGCCGTGCTCGGATCGGTCGGGTACGCCAGGTCGGGCGTCGACGTTGCGGTGCTGCGCGACGACGGCAGCCGCGCGTCAACAGGTGAGATCGGGGAGATCGTCTGCCGCGGGGACGTGGTGATGTCCGGCTATTGGAAGAATGCGGAGGCGACCGCCGCGACGCTGCAGAACGGCTGGCTGCACACCGGCGACATGGGTTCGTTCGACGAGCGCGGCTTCCTCACCCTGCGCGACCGCTCGAAGGATGTGGTGATCAGCGGCGGCAGCAACATCTATCCGCGTGAGGTGGAGGAGGCGCTACTTCAACACCCCGGGGTGGCGGAGGCCGGCGTCGTCGGCGCCAAGGACGAGGAGTGGGGCGAAGTCGTCGTCGCGTTCGTCGTCGGCGAGGTCGAACCGGCGGAGTTGGATGCGCATCTGCTCGACCGCATCGCGCGCTTCAAGCGACCAAAGCGGTACGAGTTCATCGACGAGCTGCCGAAGAACAGCTACGGCAAGGTGCTCAAACGCGAACTGCGGGAACGGCTGTCGTAG
- a CDS encoding SDR family NAD(P)-dependent oxidoreductase — translation MQVAIVTGASSGIGFACATKLAAAGMAVVGAGRDEDRLAGLEKEIGDPDRVATIAVDLTADDAPARIVDLAVQRWGRIDFLINNAGVGSPKPLHETDDDSLDYFLGLMLRAPFRLARDVIPHMAPGSGIVNITSTFAVVGGLRGGAYSAAKGGLTSLTLHIACQYGPQGIRCNAVAPGVTLTPMVAQRLEDDRFKKINTEMTPYPRLGEVNDIASTVAFLCSDGASFINGQTIVVDGGWSSTKYLSDFALNAEWVARQ, via the coding sequence ATGCAGGTAGCGATAGTGACCGGCGCGAGCAGCGGCATCGGGTTCGCCTGTGCGACCAAACTCGCCGCGGCGGGAATGGCCGTCGTCGGCGCGGGCCGCGACGAAGACAGGCTCGCCGGCCTGGAGAAGGAGATCGGCGATCCCGACCGGGTGGCGACCATAGCCGTCGACCTGACCGCGGACGACGCACCTGCTCGCATCGTCGACCTCGCTGTGCAGCGTTGGGGTCGCATCGACTTCCTGATCAACAATGCGGGCGTCGGCAGCCCGAAGCCGCTGCACGAAACCGATGACGACTCGCTGGACTATTTTCTGGGGTTGATGTTGCGCGCGCCGTTCCGGCTGGCGCGTGACGTGATCCCGCACATGGCGCCCGGCTCGGGAATCGTCAACATCACCTCGACCTTTGCGGTCGTCGGCGGCCTGCGTGGCGGTGCGTATTCGGCGGCGAAGGGCGGTCTGACATCCCTGACTCTGCACATCGCCTGCCAGTACGGACCGCAGGGAATCCGTTGTAACGCAGTGGCGCCGGGGGTGACGCTGACGCCGATGGTGGCCCAGCGGTTGGAGGACGACAGGTTCAAGAAGATCAACACCGAGATGACGCCGTACCCGCGACTCGGCGAAGTGAACGACATAGCCAGCACCGTGGCGTTCCTGTGCTCCGACGGCGCGAGCTTCATCAACGGGCAGACGATCGTCGTCGACGGCGGGTGGAGCTCGACGAAGTACCTCTCGGACTTCGCGCTCAACGCGGAGTGGGTCGCGCGGCAGTGA
- a CDS encoding AMP-binding protein, whose translation MPTLADSLAEASRITPGRVLLVDGNTWMTCKSLFAQASAVAQALMSRMPAGSVVSFMLPNWHEAAVVYLAATMAGVAVNPILPSLRDHELAFILADVDSRMIFVPSVFRQHDYLAMLDRVTAQLGNPPEVVAVRGEPGHHTAFPTLLEERANSEPPTVDSSAVRMILYTSGTTGRPKGVLHSHDSIHALICQLRENWLIDPGDKFLVPSPIAHIGGSIYAFECPLLLGTTAVLMDRWDPDEAVSLMVSERCTHMAGATPFLEGLLAAAERADTRLPDLKVFICGGASVPPSLIRRATAYFDRAMVTRVYGSTEVPVTTVGSPTDPEHAADTDGRPGIATVKLVARDAAPAGSGEICARGPQMLVGYRNPEDERDAFDEEGYFRTGDLAQWVDDDYLVVTGRAKDIIIRSGENIAPKEIEDILGGHPGIAEIAIVGIPDSRTGERACAVIVPTVSPAPDVESIRDFLADYGVARFKAPEHVVIAESLPKNDAGKVLKHQIRAELAKVD comes from the coding sequence GTGCCGACGCTGGCCGATTCTCTGGCCGAAGCCTCACGGATCACGCCCGGACGGGTGCTGTTGGTCGACGGCAACACCTGGATGACCTGCAAGTCGCTCTTCGCCCAGGCAAGCGCGGTCGCACAGGCCCTGATGTCGCGGATGCCTGCAGGCAGCGTCGTGTCGTTCATGCTGCCGAACTGGCACGAGGCCGCCGTCGTCTATCTGGCGGCGACGATGGCGGGTGTCGCCGTCAACCCGATCCTGCCGTCGCTGCGAGACCATGAGCTGGCGTTCATCCTCGCCGACGTCGACAGCCGAATGATATTTGTGCCGAGCGTTTTCCGGCAGCACGACTATCTCGCGATGCTCGATCGTGTAACGGCGCAGCTGGGAAACCCGCCCGAGGTCGTCGCGGTCCGTGGTGAACCCGGCCACCACACCGCCTTCCCCACACTGCTCGAAGAACGGGCGAACTCGGAGCCACCCACCGTCGATTCGTCGGCCGTACGGATGATCCTCTATACATCGGGCACCACCGGCCGCCCGAAAGGTGTTCTGCACAGCCATGATTCGATCCATGCCCTGATCTGCCAGCTCAGGGAAAACTGGCTGATCGATCCCGGCGACAAATTCCTTGTGCCATCGCCGATCGCGCACATCGGCGGCTCCATCTACGCCTTCGAGTGCCCGCTTCTGCTCGGCACGACCGCAGTGCTGATGGACCGGTGGGATCCCGACGAGGCGGTGTCGCTGATGGTTTCAGAGCGCTGCACGCACATGGCGGGTGCCACTCCGTTCCTGGAAGGCTTGCTCGCCGCGGCCGAGCGGGCCGACACCCGACTACCCGATCTCAAGGTGTTCATCTGCGGCGGGGCCTCGGTTCCACCGTCGCTGATCCGCCGGGCGACAGCGTATTTCGACCGTGCGATGGTGACGCGGGTGTACGGGTCCACGGAGGTGCCCGTCACGACCGTCGGTTCGCCGACCGATCCGGAGCACGCCGCCGACACCGACGGGCGGCCGGGTATCGCGACGGTCAAGCTCGTCGCGCGCGACGCCGCGCCCGCCGGATCGGGAGAGATCTGCGCCCGCGGCCCGCAGATGCTCGTCGGTTACCGAAACCCGGAGGACGAACGGGACGCGTTCGACGAGGAGGGCTATTTCCGCACAGGCGATCTCGCGCAGTGGGTGGACGACGATTACCTCGTGGTGACCGGCCGGGCCAAGGACATCATCATCCGCAGCGGCGAGAACATCGCGCCCAAGGAGATCGAGGACATCCTCGGCGGGCACCCCGGGATCGCCGAAATCGCAATCGTCGGGATCCCCGACTCCAGAACCGGTGAACGGGCGTGCGCCGTCATCGTGCCCACGGTGTCCCCCGCGCCCGACGTCGAGAGCATTCGGGACTTCCTTGCCGACTACGGAGTCGCCAGGTTCAAGGCGCCCGAACACGTCGTCATCGCCGAAAGCCTGCCGAAGAACGACGCGGGCAAGGTACTCAAGCATCAGATCCGGGCGGAACTGGCGAAGGTGGATTGA